The Paenibacillus polymyxa M1 DNA segment TCATGCCTTTTTGAATCTTTGGCTATTATGGCGTTATTATTAAATATCTTTGTTATGATCATTCTGGCTGCCCCCTGATCCCGTAATAATTTAAAAAAGGATTTAGATGCTGGGCGATATTTCAGATAGGTCACAAGACGGTAATAGCCGATCAACTTTCATTGCAAACAAACTGTAAAGTGCAGTAAAGATCTACAACTCCATTGTATTGAAAGCGCATTCATAAAGAGAGATAAGCCCTACATCATCACTCACCTTTCTGCGTTATTGTAAATCTGTATACAAAAAGAAAAGGCAAAACCCAACACATGGAAATCCAGTTCCATGTCCCGGGTTTTGCCTTTTCAGTAACAATCCCAAGATCATAATAACATCAAATTTAAGTTTTGCCAACAAAAATGTTTGCGCTTTCTCTTTGGGGGCAACACCTTGAATACGGCCCATTGCCATGATAAAAATGTCAGCCCCCAATATAGGACATGTTAATTTTTTTTCGGTTGTTTGCAGTCTCTTCAGTACGTTCATCGGAATACCGATCTAAGCGTTGTTCCCATACTGAAGTAATCGCATCGAGTAGTTCCTCATTATTCGCCCCGTTACGAAGCATCTGGCGCAAATCGAATCCGTCTGAAGCAAATAAACACGTATAAAACTTGCCATCAGAAGATAGACGGGCACGCGTGCAGGATGAGCAAAATGAATCAGAAACCGAAGTAATAAAGCCAACTTGCGCGTCGCTGTCTTTATAACGGTAACGTTTTGCCACTTCTCCAAAGTAATTTTGATCTATCGGCTCCAGCTCGTACGCATTCTTAAGACGCTCAATAATTTCTTCTTTTGTTACTACCTTTTTGAAGCTCCACCCGGTATCGTTACCTACATCCATAAACTCAATAAAACGAAGGGTTATTCCCTGCTCCTTAAAATAAGCGGCCATTGGTAAAATTTCAGAATCATTAACACCTTTTTGAACTACCATATTGACCTTGATCTCAAAACCGATTTCTCTTGCACAATCGATCTGCTTCAAAATAAAAGCAGGCTTAATGCCCCGTCCATTCATCCGCCCAAATAGCTCGGGGTTCAGAGCGTCTACACTGACATTCAGTCGTCGCAGCCCCGCATCATAGAGGCGCTGAGCCTGTTGCCCTAGTAGCAAGCCATTTGTGGTCAACCCCATATCCTCCACTCCGTTGATAGACAAAATTCGGGAGACAAGGTCGGGAAGATTCGGCCGCATTAATGGCTCACCGCCTGTGAGCCGGATTTTTTTGACCCCAAGGCCTACAAAGAGCTCCGTAAGGCGATGGATCTCTTCAAACGATAGGCATTCGCTTTTGGGAAGAAAGGCAAAATCGTCGCCGAAAATTTCTTTTGGCATACAGTAGGAACAGCGGAAATTGCAGCGATCCGTAACAGATATACGTAAATCGCGGATCGGACGCCGCAATAGGTCTTTCAGTGAATGTGAACTCATGTGACCACCTTCTTTTTTTCATTAGCTGTAGTTGACGTTGCAGAAATGGACACATGACGAGCATTTTCACTAGCCACCGCTGACAGGCGGAATAAATGCTGCGATATCTCCATCCTGCAGTACATCTGTAAGCAACGCGTACTCTTCGTTTACTGCAATTCGTGTAGACTTGATCGACATATCTGGATATTTATCTGTAATCCAACTGCATAATTCTCCTACAGTTTGTCCTGCCAAATCTGCCATTTCTTCAGATTTCCCCGTCACCTCACGGAGTCCTGCAAAATAGTACAGCTTAATCATGCCTGATTTCCTCCGGTTTTTTCTTTTGTTGTCCGATCCATTGCGTTCCGTCTTCCCAAATCTCTCGTTTCCAGATCGGAACGATTTCCTTGATTCGCTCGATTGCGTATTCATTCGCCTGATATGCATCCGAGCGGTGTGGTGAGGAGACGGCGATGACAACGGCAATATCACCGATCTGAAGTTCACCAATCCGATGTGCAATTGCTACTCTTGTCCCTTCCCATTTCTGTTCAATTTCGCGGCCAATCTCTGCAAGCTTTTTCTCGGCCATAGGCACATAAGCTTCGTATGCAAGGTATAACGTCCGTACGCCTTGGGTCCACTCTCTTACATGCCCTGTAAATAGGGTCACTGCTCCTGCTTCCGGTCTTAAGACATAGTCTGCATAAGTCTGCGGAAGAATGGGCTCCGTCACGATTTCAAATACTCTCATCTTTTCCACCTTCCAGCCACCTAACAAGCTACTCTGCTATGAAAACTCTATACATTATTTACATTTATCGGATCTATATCTCTTGTTCAACCAAACAACTGATGGTATAGCTTTTGACCTCTGGCAACACTTCCGATCCCGTGAATGAGGAGTCTTCCGTTTTTAAATAAAATCATTCGATGCTTAAAGGCATAAAATTCAACGAAATAAGGGGTCCTTTTTACATGTTCCGCCATAAGCCTGCCCATCTTCTCTGCATCGTCCAGCGTGATCGGACGATGAGGGTCTGGAAGAACCTGCACCACATCCCGCCCGCACAGCGCCGCATATGCCGAGCGATGGGTTGCTGTCAGTGCAGGAAACTCAGGCTGTTCTCCACAGGTTGGACAATCCTGATTCCGGATGCGGGAAATCCCTATGTCCATTTGCGTATTTTCCCATAGATCGAATAGATGAACCTTGCTGCGCATCTTATCACGTTTGCCGCTCAGCCACTTCATGGCTTCTGCACATTGGAGGGCGGCCGTCACTTGGACAGCAGGCGATATGATTCCAGCCGTATCACAGGTCTGATTGATCGCTGGCAGCGAAGGCAGAAGGCAGCGAAAACATGCCGACTTGCCCGGCACGAATGGAAAAACAACGCCTGTGCTTCCAACACAGGCGCCGTAAATCCATGGAATTTCAGCCTTTAGTGCAGCATCGTTTATAAGTAACCGAGTTTCAAAATTGTCCGTTGCATCCATCAGCAATGTGCTTTTACCAGCAAGCTCTTGAGCAAGCCCGGCATCCAGGCTGTCGAGATAGGTATACAAGCGTACGTCTTCTCGTATCGCCTTCAGTCTTTTTTCAGCAGCCATAACCTTGGGGAGCATTTGTACAGCATCCTGCTCCGTGAATAACTGCTGGCGTTGCAGATTCGATGTCTCCACATAATCACGGTCAACCAGGTGAATCTCTCCGACGCCCGCTCTTACTAATGTTTCAGCAATGGCGGAACCTAGTGCCCCGCAGCCGATAATGGTGACAACAGCTTCAGACAGATTACGTTGTCCTTCACTGCCGATGGGTCTAAATAAGATCTGTCTTGAATAACGTTCCTTCATCACAATGTCCCCCTAACGTTGAAGAGCGATCGTTAACTTTGTGCTTATTCCTGTGGCTCTCGCTAGAAACGTTAAAGGTGCCTTTATAATTTCTTCACTCTTAATGCTTTACTGCTGAAGTTCCTTTTGTTTCTCAAAGTGGTTCTGCTCGGCAGCTACAGGGAAACGTGCTTGATAATATAGCCATATGACGAGAATCAGGCTAGCCAATGCCACTTGGGAGAGTAACATGAACCCAATGGAATATTGGCCAGTAGCCGCATGAATCGTCGATAACAAGATCGGAGGGAAAAAGCCACCAAGACCACCCATCATGGATACAATTCCGTTCACTATGCCTGCCTGTTTATTAAAATAAAATGGAACTAGCTTGAAAATGACACCGTTCCCGATTCCCGCACTCACAGCGATAGCCAAGCACCCTACGGTATACAGTGTGATATCTGGTGAAAAAGCCAGAAGAATCGCAGCAACCGTATACACAGCAAACGTACCTACCAGCAGGAACAAGGGCTGAAAACGATCCGCCAGCCAGCCACCGATAGGGCGGAAGAATGTGGCAATCGCGATAAAGCCTGCTGTACGCATCCCTGCATCCACTTTATCCAGTTCAAAGTTCGATACGAGGAAATTCGGTAGATACACCGTGAACGCTACAAATGAGCCAAACGTAATAAAATAAAAGAGCGAGAAAAACCAAAGCTTTTCATTTTTGTAAACCCCTTTGATTTGCTCCATAATGGGGGTTTTGACTTTAGTTTCATGACGGTCCCCAAAGAAGAAATTCAAAACGATAAAAACAAGCAACAGGATCAGATACAGCTTAACTGTAAGTGCCCATCCTACCTGCGTCGCTACAATCGGAGCGGAGAAGGTCGTTACCGCTGTCCCCAAGTTGCCCACACCATACATCCCGTTGACAAAGCCATGTCTTTCCTTCGGATAATACTTGGGCAGTGAAGTCACTCCAACCGAGAACACCGCTCCCCCAATTCCAAGGAATAAGCCACCGATAATTAAATCCGTCATCGTAGAAGCTTCACTGATATAGTAGACCGGAAACAAAAGCAAAACAAAGCTAACGAGGAAAACGATTCTCGCCCCGAAAATATTGGCATAATAACCAAGCGGAATGCGCAGAATCGATCCAAGCACGACCGGAATCGCCGTAACCATGGCCAGTTTTCCGGGTGGAATCACGATATCCTCCGTAATGAACGGCATGAGGGAAGAAATGATGACCCACACCATGAATCCAAGAATCAAGTTCAATGTTTGTAGTGGCAACTGCATTTTTCTAATCATTTAACTCACCTTTTCAACTTTATTCTGTCGAATGTTTGATTTGTATTTTTCTGTTCCCATTGTAGCCGCTAGCCCTTCCTTTCGAATATAGGGGACTCCCCTTTCCCAGTCAGGGGAGTCCCTGAAAATAAAAAAAGCCGCTTCTCGTAAGAAGCTGCTTGATTCATTCTAGATATATTATTGGACTAAAAATGATCTTCTTCATAAACTAAAAATCCAGCATTTTTTTCTTTAAGGCATATTGGACCAGCTCAGGCCGGCTTTTTAAGTTCAACTTCTCCATAATTTTAGCTTTGTTCGCTTCCACGGTCTTGACAGAGATGAACAGCTTTTCGGCAACTTCCTTGTTACCGTATCCCTTTGCGACCAGAGGGAGAATCTCCAGCTCACGCTTGGACAGGATCTCATAAGGATCTTCGGTTTGTGAGGTTGTGTCTTTTTTGATGAACTCACGCACGAGAGAAGTAGCCATTTTAGGATGGATATACGTCCCACCCCCATGAATGGTGCGTATGGCAAGCAATAGCTCCTCATCGGGTGCATTTTTCAAAACATACCCTGAAGCACCGTTCTTCAAAATATGAAATAAATATTCTTCGTCATCATGCATGGTTAAAATCAGAATTTTAGTATCGGGGTGGTCCTCTTTAATTTTGCCTGTAGCGATCAATCCACTTTCGCCTGGAGGCATACTAAGGTCCATAATGAGAATATCCGGCTTATGTTTAGCTACCATAGTATACGCTTCAATACCGTCCGCAGCCGTTCCTACAACCTCCATATCCGATTGGAAGTTGAGAATCATGGAAAATCCACTTCGTACAATGGCATGGTCATCCGCTAATACAATTTTGATCAAGTTTCTATTCCTCCTCATGTCCAATCGGAATTTGTAAAAAGACTTTGGTTCCTTGACCAACATTAGAAAGGACGCCAAAACTTCCGCCTACCAGCTCTGCTCGCTCCTGCATACCATACAGACCAAGTCCCGTTCCAATAGGTTTGCCCCCTTTATCAAAGCCAATCCCATCATCCTCTACAGTTAAACGAAGCGAATGTTCATGCTCGGACAAAGAAACTTTAATGGTGTCGACCTGGGCATACTTCAACGCATTGAGCACAGCCTCCTGGCAGACGCGGTAAATGACTGTTTCTTTTTCGCTTCCATACCGCTTTTGGGGAAGATCAGATACGAACTCAACCACTAGACCAAAGCTTTGCTCGACCCGCTTAAAGTGGGAACGGAATGCCGCTTCAAGTCCAAAATCATCAAGGGTGGCAGGCCGGAGTTCCACAGACAGGTTACGGATATCATCCAGCAAGCGTGTCATGGATGCTTCCGTCTGCTTCATGTTTTTAATGAGCTGATCATCATTCGTCATGTATTTTAACACTCGTAGTTCAACAACCGCGCTCATCAATTCCTGGGCGACGCTGTCGTGCAGCTCTCTGGAAAGCCGTTTACGCTCGTTTTCCTGTGCTTCAATGACATGCTTCATCATTTTGTTTTGATACAATTTTTCCTGCGTCTGAAATTGCGGGGTCAAATCTCTCAGCATCAGCACCCGGATTCCATTTGTAGAATCAACGGTATGGAAAGAAGCGGCATAGGGAACCA contains these protein-coding regions:
- a CDS encoding response regulator transcription factor — protein: MKIVLADDHAIVRSGFSMILNFQSDMEVVGTAADGIEAYTMVAKHKPDILIMDLSMPPGESGLIATGKIKEDHPDTKILILTMHDDEEYLFHILKNGASGYVLKNAPDEELLLAIRTIHGGGTYIHPKMATSLVREFIKKDTTSQTEDPYEILSKRELEILPLVAKGYGNKEVAEKLFISVKTVEANKAKIMEKLNLKSRPELVQYALKKKMLDF
- a CDS encoding MoaD/ThiS family protein; translation: MIKLYYFAGLREVTGKSEEMADLAGQTVGELCSWITDKYPDMSIKSTRIAVNEEYALLTDVLQDGDIAAFIPPVSGG
- a CDS encoding ThiF family adenylyltransferase, which encodes MKERYSRQILFRPIGSEGQRNLSEAVVTIIGCGALGSAIAETLVRAGVGEIHLVDRDYVETSNLQRQQLFTEQDAVQMLPKVMAAEKRLKAIREDVRLYTYLDSLDAGLAQELAGKSTLLMDATDNFETRLLINDAALKAEIPWIYGACVGSTGVVFPFVPGKSACFRCLLPSLPAINQTCDTAGIISPAVQVTAALQCAEAMKWLSGKRDKMRSKVHLFDLWENTQMDIGISRIRNQDCPTCGEQPEFPALTATHRSAYAALCGRDVVQVLPDPHRPITLDDAEKMGRLMAEHVKRTPYFVEFYAFKHRMILFKNGRLLIHGIGSVARGQKLYHQLFG
- a CDS encoding molybdenum cofactor biosynthesis protein MoaE, whose protein sequence is MRVFEIVTEPILPQTYADYVLRPEAGAVTLFTGHVREWTQGVRTLYLAYEAYVPMAEKKLAEIGREIEQKWEGTRVAIAHRIGELQIGDIAVVIAVSSPHRSDAYQANEYAIERIKEIVPIWKREIWEDGTQWIGQQKKKPEEIRHD
- a CDS encoding ATP-binding protein; this encodes MTLSIGTDSLSALMVKMFENSTEAIFFFDREGKTLAMNPAAEEIVGDDVLIQLYEGQDRALCGTCRGYTSDTEPRTCLDCYFNVPESDKFASFQVYLETKSNGMVPYAASFHTVDSTNGIRVLMLRDLTPQFQTQEKLYQNKMMKHVIEAQENERKRLSRELHDSVAQELMSAVVELRVLKYMTNDDQLIKNMKQTEASMTRLLDDIRNLSVELRPATLDDFGLEAAFRSHFKRVEQSFGLVVEFVSDLPQKRYGSEKETVIYRVCQEAVLNALKYAQVDTIKVSLSEHEHSLRLTVEDDGIGFDKGGKPIGTGLGLYGMQERAELVGGSFGVLSNVGQGTKVFLQIPIGHEEE
- the moaA gene encoding GTP 3',8-cyclase MoaA; protein product: MSSHSLKDLLRRPIRDLRISVTDRCNFRCSYCMPKEIFGDDFAFLPKSECLSFEEIHRLTELFVGLGVKKIRLTGGEPLMRPNLPDLVSRILSINGVEDMGLTTNGLLLGQQAQRLYDAGLRRLNVSVDALNPELFGRMNGRGIKPAFILKQIDCAREIGFEIKVNMVVQKGVNDSEILPMAAYFKEQGITLRFIEFMDVGNDTGWSFKKVVTKEEIIERLKNAYELEPIDQNYFGEVAKRYRYKDSDAQVGFITSVSDSFCSSCTRARLSSDGKFYTCLFASDGFDLRQMLRNGANNEELLDAITSVWEQRLDRYSDERTEETANNRKKINMSYIGG
- a CDS encoding nitrate/nitrite transporter, whose protein sequence is MIRKMQLPLQTLNLILGFMVWVIISSLMPFITEDIVIPPGKLAMVTAIPVVLGSILRIPLGYYANIFGARIVFLVSFVLLLFPVYYISEASTMTDLIIGGLFLGIGGAVFSVGVTSLPKYYPKERHGFVNGMYGVGNLGTAVTTFSAPIVATQVGWALTVKLYLILLLVFIVLNFFFGDRHETKVKTPIMEQIKGVYKNEKLWFFSLFYFITFGSFVAFTVYLPNFLVSNFELDKVDAGMRTAGFIAIATFFRPIGGWLADRFQPLFLLVGTFAVYTVAAILLAFSPDITLYTVGCLAIAVSAGIGNGVIFKLVPFYFNKQAGIVNGIVSMMGGLGGFFPPILLSTIHAATGQYSIGFMLLSQVALASLILVIWLYYQARFPVAAEQNHFEKQKELQQ